A segment of the Thermus hydrothermalis genome:
GTGCGAAGCCCCTTACCCGTGCGGTCCAAAAAGCGGTAGAGGAGGACGTGCAAGGGGCTTTGGGCCAGGGCGAGGAGGGGCCTTAAGAGGGCGGGGAGGCCATAGCCCAAAAGGAGAAGAGGCTTGCGCCGGCCCAGACGGTGGGAGATCCTTCCCCCCACCACCTTGAAAAGGCTCGCCGTGGCCTCGGCCACCCCCTCCACCAGGCCCAAGGTGCTCACCCCCGCACCCAGGCCCGTGAGAAAAAGGGGCAGGAGGGGGTAGACCATCTCGCTCGCCACGTCCATGAGGAAGCTGACGAGCCCTAGGAGGTAGAC
Coding sequences within it:
- a CDS encoding MFS transporter, with the protein product MRLPPLVYLLGLVSFLMDVASEMVYPLLPLFLTGLGAGVSTLGLVEGVAEATASLFKVVGGRISHRLGRRKPLLLLGYGLPALLRPLLALAQSPLHVLLYRFLDRTGKGLRTAPRDALLAEGVPQGALGRAYGLHRGLDTLGATLG